A window from Methylocystis sp. MJC1 encodes these proteins:
- a CDS encoding class I adenylate-forming enzyme family protein encodes MLSSVTNISELVRGARERFGERAYINPFERGLNAVTYADLAHFVRGLDAFFDDHSVGEDAVVAAVLPNCTLMALLFIAIPAVGRQYLPLHPAQTPSERCYALSAAPVRAVFARSADTSSDGLARIEGVVWLIADDSKFIREMIVRGKEVTDAPAASPDADSVAEIVFTSGSSGKPKGVLLSHRNLLANSAALVTRYGIRAEDRLLTAIPLVHAGGQCFTTLGPLWVGAAATVVPPDLAMVGLWKMVELHSISWTVVMTAFLNAALARSGAPPAMRLKGVLAGGSAVSAETIRDFEARFSVPIYQVYGQTEMAAIVVSEPVGDAGRRVGSVGRTLPGFEVKVVCEDGSDAEPGQTGEIWLAGPSRFLGYLNASEETARKSAGRFVRTGDVGRFDDAGNLWVVDRKDNLIIVGGENIYPAEIENVVRTLGAVEDVIVTAVPDAVLGQQLVLVYKERDAQGIDDRAIDMALRRELSGWKVPRLRLTLPELGLDDWPRTSSGKIARPEVARLVRAFCARRAAPVTLGK; translated from the coding sequence TTGCTCTCCTCAGTCACAAACATTTCGGAATTGGTGCGGGGCGCGCGCGAACGTTTCGGCGAGCGCGCCTATATCAATCCGTTCGAACGCGGCTTGAACGCTGTCACTTATGCGGATCTCGCGCATTTTGTGCGTGGTCTCGACGCTTTTTTTGACGATCATTCGGTTGGCGAGGACGCGGTCGTTGCAGCCGTCTTGCCTAACTGCACTTTAATGGCGCTTTTATTTATCGCCATTCCCGCCGTCGGTCGCCAGTATTTGCCTTTGCACCCTGCGCAAACGCCCTCGGAGCGCTGTTATGCGCTCAGTGCTGCTCCAGTGCGCGCCGTCTTTGCGCGTAGCGCGGACACTTCAAGCGACGGTTTGGCTAGAATCGAGGGCGTCGTCTGGCTGATCGCGGACGACAGTAAGTTCATTCGCGAGATGATCGTTCGCGGCAAGGAAGTGACCGATGCGCCCGCGGCGTCGCCCGATGCGGACAGCGTCGCGGAAATCGTTTTTACGTCGGGGTCCTCAGGAAAGCCGAAAGGCGTATTGCTGTCGCACCGTAATCTGCTTGCAAATTCCGCTGCGCTCGTGACCCGCTACGGGATCCGCGCCGAGGATCGCCTCCTGACCGCCATTCCGCTCGTCCATGCAGGCGGGCAATGCTTCACGACGTTGGGCCCGCTATGGGTCGGCGCCGCGGCGACGGTGGTCCCGCCGGACCTCGCGATGGTCGGGCTGTGGAAGATGGTCGAGCTGCATTCGATCAGCTGGACGGTAGTGATGACCGCCTTTCTCAACGCCGCGTTGGCGCGCAGCGGCGCGCCGCCCGCGATGCGGCTGAAGGGCGTGCTGGCGGGCGGATCGGCGGTGAGCGCCGAGACAATCCGGGATTTCGAGGCGCGTTTCAGCGTCCCCATCTATCAAGTTTACGGGCAGACGGAGATGGCGGCAATCGTCGTGTCAGAGCCAGTCGGCGACGCCGGGCGCCGGGTCGGCAGTGTCGGCAGGACGCTTCCCGGCTTCGAGGTGAAAGTCGTTTGCGAAGACGGTTCCGACGCGGAGCCTGGCCAGACCGGCGAGATTTGGCTTGCGGGCCCCTCGCGCTTCCTCGGCTATCTCAACGCGTCGGAAGAAACGGCGCGCAAATCGGCGGGCCGCTTCGTCCGCACTGGCGACGTCGGGCGTTTCGACGACGCTGGCAATCTTTGGGTCGTCGACCGAAAGGACAATCTGATTATCGTCGGCGGCGAGAACATTTATCCCGCGGAGATCGAAAACGTCGTGCGGACTCTTGGCGCGGTCGAGGACGTGATCGTGACAGCGGTGCCGGACGCCGTACTCGGCCAACAACTGGTGCTGGTTTACAAGGAGCGCGACGCGCAAGGGATCGACGACCGTGCAATCGACATGGCGCTGCGGCGGGAATTGAGCGGCTGGAAGGTTCCGCGCTTGCGCCTCACTCTGCCAGAACTTGGCTTGGACGATTGGCCGCGCACATCGAGCGGCAAGATTGCGCGACCCGAGGTCGCACGGCTAGTGCGCGCGTTTTGCGCGCGGCGCGCTGCTCCGGTCACTTTGGGAAAATAG
- a CDS encoding MaoC family dehydratase, with protein sequence MSVEESTRAPTIAVGDRFDAEMTLSRQSIADFAHACGDANPIHVDDKAAHGWGFDDIIASGPHTSALFGALLATYFVRFGQALGLELHVRFLRPVTSDAPFRIVWEIIGIARNEKLRGYLVSLSGRCEQNRAAALSGSAKVVVRPRAGVTIVDSSDAPAV encoded by the coding sequence ATGAGCGTTGAAGAGTCGACCAGAGCGCCGACTATCGCCGTCGGCGACCGCTTTGACGCAGAAATGACGCTCAGCCGTCAGTCGATCGCAGACTTCGCACACGCGTGCGGTGATGCCAATCCGATTCACGTCGACGATAAAGCAGCGCATGGCTGGGGGTTCGACGACATCATCGCTTCCGGGCCGCATACGTCGGCGCTTTTCGGCGCATTGCTAGCTACATATTTCGTAAGATTTGGACAGGCGCTCGGTTTGGAGCTGCATGTGCGTTTTCTTCGACCCGTTACGTCCGACGCGCCGTTTCGCATTGTCTGGGAAATTATCGGCATCGCACGCAATGAAAAACTTCGTGGCTATCTCGTATCGCTTTCGGGACGATGCGAACAAAATAGAGCGGCCGCATTATCGGGCTCCGCCAAAGTTGTCGTGCGGCCCCGAGCCGGCGTGACAATCGTGGATTCCTCCGATGCGCCCGCAGTATAA
- a CDS encoding radical SAM protein — protein sequence MAEPLLHKQPAKDRPSRRQSAIEALVAGDQKLAERLARLKNFSSSIRVSEYHVTDACNLRCRGCWFFEFGHDAAAQEEKSLEELNRFIDKEKSRQITSALLIGGEPTLFPERVRAYARAFDYVTVSSNGLRKLPFDADFETVNIMLTLFGGGPLDDELRAIKPGGQRFSGLFETVLDNYRNDDRACFVYGLSERGLDVIEETIGRIAENGNRVTFNYYSEYDKRAPIRQTHEQELLSEALRVKTLYPETVVSHPMHIRAVVTGGNDRGSFGYHSCPSVSVDHPGHSERRLNGNPTLPLFNAYKSDLKSVEFCCTSGHCDGCRDSQAVYSWLLVNVGAYLESRERLVEWIEMAESYWSQFIWSPYHPAHSKSLGAGDALSTQTVHELEECKCS from the coding sequence GTGGCCGAACCATTGTTGCATAAACAGCCTGCCAAGGATCGCCCATCGCGGCGCCAAAGCGCCATCGAGGCCCTTGTCGCAGGCGACCAGAAACTCGCGGAGCGGCTCGCGCGGCTCAAAAACTTCTCTTCCTCTATACGCGTGTCGGAATACCACGTAACCGACGCATGCAATCTGCGGTGTCGAGGCTGTTGGTTTTTCGAATTTGGGCATGACGCCGCTGCGCAGGAAGAAAAATCGCTCGAGGAGCTAAACCGTTTTATAGATAAAGAAAAGTCGCGGCAGATAACATCGGCCCTTCTAATCGGCGGCGAACCGACCTTATTTCCGGAACGCGTGCGCGCCTATGCGCGCGCGTTCGATTATGTCACCGTTTCGTCGAACGGCTTAAGAAAGCTTCCATTTGATGCCGATTTCGAAACGGTCAACATCATGTTGACGCTTTTCGGCGGCGGGCCCCTTGACGACGAATTGCGCGCCATAAAGCCCGGCGGCCAGCGCTTCAGCGGTCTTTTCGAAACTGTGCTCGATAATTATCGCAACGACGACCGCGCCTGCTTCGTATATGGGCTTTCTGAGCGCGGACTAGACGTTATTGAAGAGACCATCGGGCGCATCGCGGAGAACGGGAACCGCGTCACGTTCAACTATTATAGCGAATATGACAAGCGCGCCCCAATTCGGCAAACGCATGAGCAAGAACTTCTGTCGGAGGCGCTGCGTGTCAAAACCCTCTACCCAGAGACTGTCGTCAGCCATCCGATGCATATTCGCGCCGTTGTCACCGGTGGTAACGACCGGGGAAGTTTCGGCTATCATTCTTGCCCGAGCGTTAGCGTCGATCATCCCGGACATAGCGAGCGGCGCTTGAACGGAAACCCGACATTACCGCTGTTCAACGCGTATAAATCAGATCTAAAATCCGTCGAATTCTGCTGCACGTCCGGCCACTGCGACGGATGCCGTGATAGCCAAGCCGTATACAGCTGGCTGCTGGTAAATGTGGGCGCCTATCTCGAGTCACGAGAGCGGCTTGTCGAATGGATTGAGATGGCTGAGTCATACTGGAGCCAATTTATTTGGTCTCCCTACCATCCTGCGCACAGTAAATCGCTCGGCGCAGGGGATGCTCTATCGACGCAGACGGTCCATGAACTTGAAGAATGCAAATGCAGCTGA
- a CDS encoding nuclear transport factor 2 family protein produces MLIEKEWARAFAAEWIDAWNAADLDRILAHYTDGFEMSSPFILERLGVECGRLSGKEQIRSYWLKSLSATPSLRFELMDVFSGMDVIAILYRNVTRDRVVIERLRFDQNGRVFEAEALHCIAR; encoded by the coding sequence ATGCTGATCGAAAAGGAATGGGCGCGCGCCTTTGCCGCCGAATGGATCGACGCCTGGAATGCCGCCGATCTCGATCGCATACTCGCGCATTATACAGATGGCTTTGAAATGTCGTCCCCTTTCATTCTCGAACGCCTTGGGGTCGAATGCGGCCGACTCTCCGGCAAAGAGCAGATACGGAGTTATTGGCTAAAGAGCCTTTCGGCAACGCCGTCCTTGCGTTTCGAACTGATGGATGTGTTCAGCGGAATGGACGTAATCGCAATTCTGTATCGGAATGTAACTCGTGATCGCGTGGTGATCGAACGGTTGCGATTTGATCAGAATGGACGAGTGTTCGAGGCTGAAGCACTTCATTGCATTGCGCGCTGA
- a CDS encoding efflux RND transporter periplasmic adaptor subunit, with protein MRTKLRVATCATAILAFAAAGALHFGRDASASAPSAPEPPLPAVAVETSIVSDLPLRHTVTAVGSLRAIRQVILSSEIGGRVTAIHFRDGDYVAAGTPLVYLFSEPQNAELARSRADEVLARLQLQRTTQLNRRQAAAQADVDNRQAAFDRAKAMVAAAEAVIEQHVVRAPFSGYLGIRRLDLGQYLSPGQAVATLTDLDELFVDFALPQRYLADLFVGQTVEIATDAAAGRFTARLETIEPQVDSGTRNIVVRARFSNPQRRLRPGLYATATVILTPENGTVSVPETAIVANATAGMAFVVRDLKTSGEGRIERVPVKAGRRVDGRIVVSGLAKGEIVVVSGQLRLSPGQKVRPVAGKELEAPTAANVFR; from the coding sequence ATGAGAACCAAGTTACGAGTCGCGACTTGTGCAACGGCGATTCTTGCTTTCGCGGCGGCTGGCGCGCTTCACTTCGGCCGCGACGCGAGCGCATCGGCGCCCAGCGCTCCCGAGCCCCCTCTGCCCGCGGTCGCCGTCGAAACGAGCATCGTATCGGACTTGCCATTACGGCACACGGTGACAGCCGTGGGATCTTTACGAGCGATACGCCAGGTCATTCTGTCGTCGGAGATCGGCGGCCGCGTCACCGCCATCCATTTCCGTGACGGAGACTATGTCGCCGCCGGAACGCCGCTCGTCTATCTCTTTAGCGAGCCACAAAATGCCGAGCTGGCGCGCTCTCGCGCGGATGAGGTATTGGCGCGTCTACAACTACAACGTACGACACAGCTAAATCGGCGCCAAGCCGCTGCTCAGGCTGACGTGGACAATCGGCAAGCCGCTTTCGACCGGGCGAAGGCAATGGTCGCCGCGGCAGAGGCCGTCATCGAACAGCACGTCGTGCGCGCCCCTTTTTCTGGTTATCTCGGGATTCGGCGACTTGACCTCGGACAATATCTCAGCCCTGGCCAAGCCGTCGCGACGCTGACCGATCTCGATGAGCTTTTTGTCGACTTCGCTCTACCCCAGCGCTATCTCGCCGATCTCTTCGTCGGCCAAACGGTGGAAATAGCTACCGACGCCGCAGCTGGGCGTTTCACCGCCCGGCTCGAGACGATCGAGCCGCAGGTTGATTCCGGCACGCGCAATATTGTCGTCCGAGCGCGGTTTTCCAACCCGCAGCGACGTCTAAGGCCTGGGCTCTATGCCACCGCGACTGTGATTCTCACGCCAGAGAATGGAACTGTTTCCGTTCCTGAGACGGCCATCGTCGCCAACGCGACGGCGGGCATGGCGTTCGTCGTTCGCGATCTCAAGACAAGTGGCGAAGGCCGCATCGAGCGCGTTCCCGTGAAAGCCGGGCGGCGGGTCGATGGCCGGATCGTTGTTTCCGGACTCGCAAAAGGCGAGATCGTGGTCGTCAGCGGTCAATTGCGGCTCTCGCCCGGCCAGAAAGTCCGGCCCGTCGCCGGAAAGGAGCTAGAGGCTCCGACCGCCGCGAATGTTTTTCGTTGA
- a CDS encoding TolC family protein, whose translation MLSRRCALLICLLGGLPTLSGCVLAPPGMVEEQEKLATAGATFEPPAEIRELPELPLRPSWRDILYRAFLANGDLESAYFNWKGALIQVNQAAAWPNSRVALSYSYMFSRENMKAWDRMTISAGFDPSMNLQLPVKVEAAGRVAFEAAREAGERFRVAKFDLQRRVLNAYLDLALAAERARIERDNVNLLKQLSASAAARAQAGAPLQDLLKVETDSELAKNNLRNLEAEVRAARSVLNGLLARDPNTPLEVGGLPAPRSVIRNDARLIEIAVDRNPELAALAHQVAGRENAVEQALLAYLPDISPTFSVNGSISQTVGAMVMLPTTLPQIQAAIDNAGAMVRSAQAVIRQTEKDRAASFVAALYFMRNAERQTSFFHRRLTPLVEQLLVSSREAYAAGTVAFADLIDSKRTYINIRRLVAEARIEREKRLAELEAIAGVDIETLGRPALIATTEPPPPLAPQYKP comes from the coding sequence ATGCTTTCTCGGCGTTGTGCGCTTCTGATCTGCCTTCTTGGCGGCCTGCCCACTCTGAGTGGTTGCGTGCTTGCGCCTCCGGGGATGGTCGAAGAGCAGGAAAAGCTGGCGACGGCTGGCGCGACCTTCGAGCCTCCTGCGGAAATCCGGGAGCTTCCCGAACTACCGCTTCGACCAAGCTGGCGAGATATTCTTTATCGGGCCTTCCTCGCCAATGGCGACCTCGAATCGGCTTATTTCAACTGGAAAGGGGCGTTGATCCAGGTCAACCAGGCCGCTGCCTGGCCCAATAGCCGTGTTGCGCTCAGCTACAGCTACATGTTCTCGCGGGAGAACATGAAGGCCTGGGATCGCATGACGATCAGCGCCGGCTTCGATCCTTCGATGAATTTGCAGCTGCCCGTCAAAGTCGAGGCGGCGGGTCGGGTGGCGTTCGAGGCGGCGAGAGAAGCTGGCGAAAGATTCAGAGTCGCCAAATTCGACCTTCAAAGACGCGTTCTCAACGCCTATCTCGATCTCGCGCTCGCCGCGGAGCGGGCGCGCATCGAGCGGGATAATGTCAATCTGCTCAAGCAACTCTCGGCGTCTGCGGCGGCTCGCGCGCAAGCGGGCGCGCCGTTGCAGGATTTGTTGAAAGTAGAGACGGACTCCGAGTTGGCGAAGAACAACCTTCGCAACCTGGAGGCTGAGGTGCGTGCGGCGCGCAGCGTGCTGAATGGTCTCCTTGCGCGCGACCCTAATACGCCGCTCGAGGTCGGCGGCTTGCCGGCGCCGCGCTCGGTCATTCGCAATGACGCGCGGCTGATCGAGATCGCGGTGGATCGCAATCCGGAACTAGCGGCTCTCGCGCATCAGGTCGCCGGACGCGAAAACGCGGTCGAGCAGGCGCTTCTCGCCTATCTGCCGGATATCAGCCCGACCTTCAGCGTCAATGGCAGCATTTCACAGACCGTCGGAGCGATGGTGATGCTGCCGACAACTTTGCCGCAGATCCAGGCCGCGATCGACAACGCCGGGGCGATGGTTCGGTCGGCTCAGGCCGTCATTCGCCAGACAGAGAAGGACCGGGCCGCCAGCTTCGTTGCCGCGCTTTATTTCATGCGCAACGCCGAACGCCAGACGAGCTTTTTCCACCGACGTTTGACCCCCCTCGTCGAGCAATTGCTCGTTAGCTCGCGAGAGGCCTATGCCGCAGGCACGGTCGCCTTTGCCGACCTGATCGACAGCAAGCGAACGTACATCAACATTCGGCGCTTGGTCGCAGAGGCGCGAATCGAGCGTGAAAAACGACTAGCTGAACTCGAAGCGATCGCTGGCGTCGATATAGAAACACTTGGACGACCGGCGCTTATCGCGACGACCGAACCGCCTCCGCCCCTGGCTCCCCAATACAAGCCCTAG
- a CDS encoding LysR substrate-binding domain-containing protein encodes MTPNLNDLYHFAKVAEYGGFSAAARALGLPKSTLSRRVGALEEQLGVRLFQRSGNRFTLTDIGLACLRRCEAMIAEAEATRHIVEQAQAEPSGLLRVSCPIALAQSRVSGTVSRFLSANPRVSVQLTATNRRIDPIEEGIDVALRVRFPPIEDSNLIMRTLATSAQLIVARPALLDRLGRPSVPEDLTLFDSMDLIHNGAHAWDFTNADGRKAIIRFSPRFVSDDMVALRHAAIDGIGVVRLPEYLVQDQLRRGELEALLPEWTPRPGIVHAVLPSRRGLATSVRSFVDFLAHDFKTGKETV; translated from the coding sequence ATGACGCCAAATCTCAACGACCTCTATCATTTTGCGAAAGTTGCCGAATATGGCGGGTTCTCGGCGGCGGCGCGAGCGCTCGGCCTGCCAAAATCCACTCTCAGCCGGCGCGTCGGCGCTTTGGAGGAGCAGCTGGGCGTGCGCCTATTCCAGCGGTCCGGCAACAGATTCACCCTGACGGATATCGGTCTGGCGTGCCTTCGGCGCTGCGAAGCCATGATCGCCGAGGCCGAGGCGACGCGGCATATCGTGGAGCAAGCGCAGGCAGAACCCTCGGGCCTCCTGCGCGTGAGCTGCCCAATCGCTTTGGCGCAGAGTAGGGTTTCGGGGACGGTCTCGCGGTTCCTCTCCGCGAATCCGCGCGTCTCTGTCCAATTGACAGCGACCAACCGACGGATCGACCCCATAGAAGAGGGGATCGATGTTGCGCTGCGGGTTCGGTTCCCACCGATTGAGGATTCGAATCTCATTATGAGAACGCTGGCGACGAGCGCGCAGCTAATCGTCGCTCGTCCCGCCCTGTTGGACCGGCTAGGGCGGCCTTCCGTCCCCGAGGACCTGACGCTCTTCGATAGTATGGACCTGATCCACAATGGCGCGCACGCTTGGGATTTTACGAACGCGGACGGCCGGAAGGCTATCATCCGCTTTTCGCCCCGCTTCGTTTCGGACGATATGGTAGCCTTGCGTCACGCGGCGATCGATGGCATCGGCGTCGTGCGTCTGCCTGAATATCTGGTGCAGGACCAATTACGGCGGGGGGAGCTGGAGGCGCTATTGCCGGAATGGACCCCGCGGCCAGGGATCGTCCATGCCGTCTTGCCGTCTCGGCGCGGCCTCGCGACCAGCGTCCGCAGCTTCGTAGATTTTCTCGCTCACGATTTCAAGACGGGTAAAGAAACCGTTTGA
- a CDS encoding cytochrome P450, whose translation MFSEPQLFSSSEGTVTLDDPQGLDLEKRRLFLINMDPPRHTAFRKIVARAFKDDAVDVLGKKIDEFTDAIFRDLPNHGEIDVAKTIANDLPLRVMCELLGADPEDRFRLGVDAEVMNFPEDPDLHPDRANLPVSVARLFHYGMKLCERQTAKPSNNVTRLLLDGEIGGEGLSNDEFCFFFLFILVAAFITTKSMLTSAFHLLASHPNQFQLLKLRPESIPIAVEEILRLEPPHIYHCRTALRSASLDDATIEAGQKIALFYHAINRDRALNPNPNQFDVTREEVRHRSFGRGIHHCLGGLIARREMVSVLRYLVDQDVELLDWLPPVRAHSAFLHSFKEHKVVLRKGASC comes from the coding sequence GTGTTCAGCGAACCGCAGCTGTTTTCGTCGAGCGAGGGCACGGTGACGCTCGACGATCCCCAGGGACTCGACCTCGAAAAGCGACGGCTGTTCCTGATCAATATGGACCCGCCGAGACATACGGCGTTCCGGAAAATCGTCGCGCGCGCTTTTAAGGATGACGCCGTCGACGTGCTCGGCAAGAAGATCGATGAGTTCACCGACGCTATTTTTCGGGATTTGCCGAACCACGGCGAAATCGACGTCGCCAAGACGATCGCCAACGACCTGCCGCTTCGCGTCATGTGCGAGCTTTTGGGCGCCGATCCCGAGGATCGCTTCCGGCTTGGCGTCGACGCGGAGGTGATGAATTTTCCCGAAGACCCCGATTTACACCCGGATCGTGCGAACCTCCCTGTGTCAGTCGCGCGGCTGTTTCACTATGGGATGAAATTATGCGAGCGCCAGACCGCGAAGCCCTCGAATAACGTCACGCGCCTGCTGTTGGACGGCGAAATTGGCGGAGAGGGACTTTCCAACGACGAATTTTGCTTTTTCTTCCTGTTCATTCTCGTCGCCGCTTTCATCACGACGAAAAGCATGTTGACTAGCGCTTTTCATCTACTCGCTAGCCATCCTAACCAGTTTCAACTGCTCAAGCTTCGACCGGAATCGATCCCCATTGCCGTCGAGGAAATTTTGCGGCTTGAGCCGCCGCACATCTATCATTGTCGCACAGCGTTGCGGTCGGCCTCCCTCGACGACGCGACAATTGAAGCGGGCCAGAAGATCGCGCTTTTCTATCATGCGATTAACCGCGACCGAGCGTTGAACCCGAACCCAAACCAGTTCGATGTAACGCGCGAGGAAGTGCGGCACAGGTCTTTCGGGCGTGGCATCCATCATTGCCTCGGCGGCCTGATAGCGCGACGTGAGATGGTCTCTGTGTTGCGGTATCTCGTCGATCAGGACGTCGAACTTCTCGACTGGCTGCCGCCGGTGCGCGCGCACTCCGCCTTCCTTCACAGTTTCAAGGAACATAAGGTAGTCCTTCGCAAGGGTGCTTCCTGTTAA
- a CDS encoding Phenylacetic acid catabolic protein, with protein sequence MPKEYQDVVTHLMLVHTEGELTGADDYVQLFYPLAPNAYERMICCERAAEEIDHYMLSAAVLAEIGVDTSYMLTQKIHERRYYTTELVRDIRTWMERGIYSFLGEQVVFDHLTEFAECSYKPFAEIFPKILRDERIHVAHGFRIVRDACRTDEGRAEAQAALNRLWPAVLDLFGRANSERSKLYLKWGIRKTGNEELRLAFSANMRPRLEALGLRVPPDVENRKFV encoded by the coding sequence ATGCCTAAGGAATATCAGGATGTCGTAACGCATCTGATGTTGGTTCACACCGAAGGCGAATTGACGGGCGCCGACGATTACGTGCAACTTTTTTATCCGCTGGCGCCGAACGCATATGAGCGCATGATTTGCTGCGAACGCGCGGCTGAGGAAATCGATCACTATATGTTGAGCGCGGCGGTGCTAGCCGAGATCGGCGTCGACACGAGCTATATGCTGACCCAGAAGATACACGAGCGTCGCTATTACACGACGGAACTCGTGCGCGACATTCGCACTTGGATGGAGCGCGGCATTTATTCCTTCCTTGGCGAACAGGTCGTCTTCGACCACCTGACCGAATTCGCTGAATGCAGCTACAAGCCATTCGCCGAAATTTTCCCGAAAATTCTACGGGACGAGCGCATTCACGTCGCGCATGGCTTTCGGATCGTGCGCGACGCATGCCGAACGGATGAAGGCCGCGCGGAGGCGCAAGCAGCGCTTAACCGACTTTGGCCCGCCGTTCTCGACCTGTTCGGTCGCGCTAATTCCGAGCGCTCAAAGCTGTATTTGAAATGGGGAATCCGCAAGACCGGAAACGAGGAATTAAGGCTCGCCTTTAGTGCGAACATGCGTCCACGTCTCGAGGCATTGGGCCTGCGCGTTCCACCGGATGTCGAGAACCGAAAATTCGTTTGA
- a CDS encoding aldehyde dehydrogenase family protein, whose product MRESLEFFIDGAWVAPVRQKVYETINPATEAVSGRISLGSAADVDRAVKAARAAFQSYSRWGRAERIELLASIVAELKRRQLDLAEAIVDEIGAPLWLAQGAQAPLAAAHFKAAIEALETYAFQERRGSTLIVKEPIGVSGFITPWNWPLNQTASKVAPALATGCAIVLKPSELAPFSARIFVEALAAAGTPQGVFNLVYGDGRTVGGAISAHPDIDMVSVTGSTRTGIGVALAAAPSVKRVCQELGGKCSNIILADADLRAAVVAGVRAAMINSGQSCNAPSRMLAPRERIDEVVNLAKAAAEATTVGDPKSSAHLGPVVSLAQWTRVQHFIQSGLEEGATLVAGGLGRPEGFTRGYYVKPTVFADVSREMKISRQEIFGPVLAIHSYESIDEAIEIANDTDYGLAAYLSGKNAETLMKVASRLRVGQVVINNARADLSAPFGGYKASGNGRECGSYAFAEFLETKSILGTS is encoded by the coding sequence ATGCGCGAAAGCCTCGAGTTTTTCATCGACGGAGCCTGGGTCGCGCCGGTGCGACAAAAGGTCTACGAGACGATCAATCCAGCGACAGAGGCGGTCAGCGGCCGCATTTCACTTGGCTCAGCGGCGGACGTCGACCGAGCGGTCAAGGCTGCGCGCGCCGCCTTCCAAAGCTATTCGCGCTGGGGCCGCGCCGAACGGATCGAGCTGCTCGCATCTATTGTCGCCGAACTCAAGAGGCGACAGTTGGACTTGGCCGAAGCCATCGTCGACGAAATCGGGGCCCCCTTGTGGTTGGCGCAAGGCGCTCAGGCGCCGCTGGCCGCAGCTCATTTCAAGGCAGCGATAGAAGCGTTGGAGACATACGCCTTTCAAGAAAGGCGCGGCTCAACTCTGATTGTCAAGGAGCCTATCGGAGTCAGCGGCTTCATCACGCCGTGGAACTGGCCGTTGAACCAAACTGCGAGCAAGGTCGCGCCGGCCTTGGCCACAGGCTGCGCCATTGTGCTCAAACCGTCCGAACTCGCGCCGTTCTCCGCGCGCATTTTTGTAGAGGCGCTTGCCGCGGCGGGGACGCCGCAGGGCGTCTTTAATCTTGTTTATGGCGACGGGCGGACTGTTGGCGGCGCCATTAGCGCTCATCCAGACATTGATATGGTATCCGTCACCGGGTCGACCCGCACTGGGATCGGCGTCGCGCTGGCCGCGGCGCCAAGCGTGAAGCGCGTATGCCAGGAGCTTGGAGGCAAATGCTCGAATATCATTCTCGCAGATGCCGATCTTAGAGCAGCGGTCGTCGCTGGCGTTCGCGCTGCGATGATCAACTCCGGCCAGAGCTGCAACGCGCCGTCGCGGATGCTCGCACCGAGAGAGCGGATCGACGAGGTCGTCAACCTGGCAAAAGCCGCGGCTGAAGCAACAACTGTAGGGGATCCGAAAAGCTCCGCACATTTGGGCCCGGTGGTCTCTCTGGCGCAATGGACGAGGGTCCAACATTTTATCCAATCTGGCCTCGAGGAAGGCGCGACCCTCGTCGCCGGCGGTCTGGGACGCCCTGAGGGCTTCACGCGCGGCTACTACGTCAAACCGACGGTGTTCGCCGACGTTTCGCGGGAGATGAAGATATCGCGGCAGGAGATTTTTGGCCCCGTGCTCGCGATCCATAGCTATGAATCAATCGACGAGGCGATCGAAATCGCCAATGACACGGACTACGGCCTTGCGGCTTACCTATCCGGAAAGAATGCGGAAACATTGATGAAAGTCGCGTCCCGGCTGCGCGTTGGACAGGTTGTCATTAATAATGCGAGAGCAGATTTGTCGGCCCCTTTCGGCGGATATAAAGCATCGGGGAACGGCCGCGAATGCGGTTCTTACGCATTCGCAGAATTCCTCGAAACGAAATCGATTTTGGGAACATCGTAA